From the genome of Branchiostoma lanceolatum isolate klBraLanc5 chromosome 11, klBraLanc5.hap2, whole genome shotgun sequence:
ATTGTAGCAACCGCCGGATGAATTGGTCGCTACGGTCCCATTTTTCGAATGATTCTATGTCAAAGGAGTCGATAAGGATATATGGCAATCTTTCATGTCTCAAGATCACTGAGTTTGATACGACAGGTCCAAGGTTATTCCAAGAAGACCCTCATGCGGGTTCATGTGGCGCAAATGAGGGCTCGTGTAGCGTAAtgacagggtgtttggcccggaACCCAGTGGTCCAGGGTtcaaatccccctgacgccaccgatgttgtgccattgggaaaggcactctacacgactttttcctcactccacccaggtgtacaaaTGAGGAAAGCTGTGTGAAGAGACTTTCCCAAGAACATAACGCCTTGCCAGGAGTGCCACGAATCGAATCCGTGTACTCTCGATCTCGTGTTCATCAGCTCTATTGTGGCTTGAATCGAAGGTTATCATTCTAGGAAATTCAACAAAACTTAGGAAACCAGTACAAAAATAACACATCATGTTCACAAACGGAACGGTGTATTCTTTAAACCGTAGCCAACATATGCAAACAAGGAACTGAATGAATAGGTGCATTTTCTCATGCGACCACGCATTTCAGTTCAAAGCAATgaacatgtacagaacattttCCCGCAAGACTCTACAATGATTCTGTGGCTAAGGTCTCTTACTAGAAAAGTCTCCGGCTGTCTTGGTTGATTcaaataatgtacaatgtaaagaaGTTGGCTTGTTATTGTTTGATATGTTTAACAACCCATTGTAACAAACAATAATTCAGGGAGGCACAGACCATTGCCTACGTATGTAAGTTTGTCTTAgataaataaagaataaaaacgTGTCGTCCACAGAAGTACCAGTCTCGTCACCGGTTACCTGGCATGACGTCGTCGATGGAACTGCCGGCATGATTCCCAACCCGATGTACGGCCGGAGAgctggtatgtttgtttgttttttattttttttatttttttatttcatagcCGGTAAGCCTCCTCAAGGCAAAACACGCCAGAGTTGTactgtaagtacaagctgtgtaaaaCAAGACTTACCCGCTTGAACTACTTACACCTGGAATGATACTCTTCAACATGTTGAAGGCGGctggaagaaaaaagaagaagaagaaggatctCCCCTTTTTATCGATTAGTGCAGTGGGTTGTTCaaagtgcttgaggtgtggccgCAAACACAGGACCTTCTCCTTTAACTCCTGTTCGAATGGATGTCACCAGCCGAAGCTACGTAAACCGTTTCACCTAAAGTATGTAGAGTGCGGAAAAAAGGTGCATTTCCCATGGCCAAATGCACAATATTGAGGACTATCAAGGATTCGAGTCCAGGACCTtgagattctaagtcaacaaccctgacTACAAGACGACCTTGTCAACGAAGTGGTCTAAGACGAATCTTTCATACGGGAATTTAATTTTAAAGCCGGGTCGATGAAAAATCACACATTTCTTTGATGCGACAGAATACCTCAACAAAGATGAAGAATGCAAGCACGTAAATATCTTAACAGATCGGCCGGAAGCAACAGGCTAGAAACTAGGCCACGCGAAACGACAGAAATGGCGATCTGATGAATATTCTCAGCCACGGGCTGATTGTCTGGAACGGTAATCTCTTCAAGCTCTGGAGATCACCATCTGACGGAATTACATGATATGTTTTTCTCCAGCTTACACAAACGGATTACATATAGTTTGACCCGAAAGGGTTAAATGTAGCTTGACACGAAAAGGTGAAATTTAGCATGACTCGAAAAGGTGAAATTAGCATGACACGAAAAGGTGATATTTAGCATGACACAAAATGGTCAAATATAGTTTGGCAGGAAATGTGAAATTTAGTATCACACGAATTGGTCAAATATAGCTTGACACAAAATCGTCAAATTTAGCATGGCACATAAGGGTCAAATATAGCTCGACACGAAAAGGCCATATACAGCTGGAGACGAAAAGGTCAAATTTAGATTTACACGAAAGGGTGAAATATAGCTTGACACGAAAAGTTCAAATTTGGCTTGAGACGGAAGGGTAAGATATAGCTTGACCCGAAAGGGTCAAATATAGCTCGACATGAAATCGTTTGCACTTCAGTTAACTTGCCCTGTTCCTCCTCCCTCAGATCTCCCCCCGACCCCGCCGAAAGAGCGCGGGCTCTCCTGTAAGGCCGGGAAGACGTCGTGCGTTCTGTGGGCGTGCCTGGGCACCGCCGCCATGCTCATCTGCGTCACAGGCAAGTTTtaatcacgtgactatgacgtcacattgtccgccatgttgaattgttAAACTTGGGCGTTGCTATAGAAGCATTACTGATACTATTCTATGTACAACGAATATTCATATTCCATTTTCTGTTCTTTCCAAGAGACCACCATTATACTGAATACTACAATGTAGCGGCTACTGATACGTCTaagagatgacgtcacgtgtgcaAAAATACATCATTGGCTGCCAGTGAGATATATAGtaaaaaacaacatcaatatgATTTGACAGTTACTGGTATTCGATAATGCTGTGTTGCCCTTAAGAAAGTACTTATTCGTTTTACGGGTTTCTGACAGTAGCCCGTACGAAAACTGCCGATGCCTGTTGGAAAAAAACATTCCCGACGATCGCTGCAACGGATGCAGCGAAATCTGGCGTTTTTTGTACATTGATCAAAATTTTTAATCAGAGAATAAGATGCAAAAAAATACTATTTCCTGTTAGAATATTAACTTTGCTCCTGTGATGTTTGCAGCCGTGGTTTTTGCGATGATCCACCACCTTCAGAATCGCGTTATGATCGTGGAGAACCGGATGACTGACCTGGAACGTGAGTAGCAGCGTTTGGCTGTCTTAAACAGGAAGAACTGAATCTCTTGTCTCAAGAAATAGCGCACGAAGTTTAAATGTATGGGCGATATAGAGCAATGGAGAGGGGGGTCGAAttcacgcacactcacacacacacgcacacacacaccacgcacacacacacacacacacacacacacacatccacgtGATGATGTAAAAGTTTCCTTGTGACTTCTTGCTCTAATCCTTATTGTAAGTACATGATCCTATTCACAGGATCTCTGCTTGGTGAAGATCCATCTTCCAGCCCTCTGCGACACGTTCTTCCGTCCGGTCATAAAAACGCTCAGAAAAACCCTCGGTCTGTGGGCAACCCTGAGTCCGGGGCCTTTGGTTAGTTTGTTCTTGCTAAATCGCCTTTTGCTTTTAGCGATAGCGTAGAGGCGAGGGCacggaaagaaagaaacagagtAAACTCATTTTTTCAACCATGGCGTTCTCAGTTTTGAGTTTTCCAGATTTTGTATCTTGATTACGTTGATATGGCCTTCGTGCCTAATGAAAGTTTACTGTCTTGTCTgattacgtcccttccgaaggaCTCTCCCGCGGACGCTTTTGTCAGCTTGCTTTCATTTAAGCTACAGGTACATCCCTCTGATTGCCTAAGCCTACACCATTATGTTTCCTTCTTGATGAAATGTACCTTTGTCCAATTTTAGATGCACTTGGTCCATCAGACCTTCGCCGAGAGCAAGGACCGGTCGGCCCGCCGGCTCCTGGCGGGGAGCCCGGTGTTGTTGGCCCGCGTGACGATTATGGGATGCCCGGTTCCGTTTTTCTCAACCCTCTCGAGCTCCGTACCACTACTTCCCCTCCCATTGCCACGGTGGCCGTCAAGAAGATTCACCAAGATGGAGAAGTGTCGTCAAATCTAAAGGGTAAATTACATGGACTACGAATGTATGTGTAtaaatatgtgtatgtgtgtgtgtgtgtgtgtgtgtgtgcgcgcgcctgtgtgtgtgtgtatgtatatgtgtgtgtgtgtatgtgtatgtgtgtgtttgtgtgtgtttgtgtatgtgtgtgtgtgtgtatatgtgtgtgtgtatgtgcatgtgtatgtgtgtgtgtttgtgtgtgtttgtgtgtgtgtgtgtgtgtatatgtgtatgtatgtatgtgtatgtgcatgtgtatgtgtttgtgtgtgtttgtgtatgtgtgtgtgtgtatatgtgtatgtatgtatgtgtatgtgcatgtgtatgtgtttgtgtgtgtgtgtgtgtgtgtttgtgtgtgtgtagttttGTGGTAGTATCTGAATCTCAATTAGTCAATTGGACAACTGGTATATATGTATAGCAGTGCAACACACCAACTTCGTAGGAACGCTTCGTATATTGCTAAGAAACTAGTAAAGGTGaaaattctttcttttattGCCCAGTATCCGAAGGTTCCGGAGACGTGGACGGTGGGCAAGACGAAGGGCACTTCGATTCAGAAGGTATATTTGGCCCATTTCACTGACTCCGGAATCGAAGGGGAGACGTGACGTAGAGCGTGACGTCATCGTGATGTCATCTGTGCgtccgacgccatcttggtgttCTATTCGCATATCAGCGACTCTTAGCGCGAGCGTTTCTAGACATTTAGAGAGCGGGAGTGGCTATtcgtatctgtacatgtagtgtgaTTGCCCGTAAAGCCGCAATGCTAGTTGGTTGAATCTGTTAACCAGAAAACCATGTATGTTTTGACTTTATAACTATTAgcagacttttttttcattctaacaATACTATCAATGCCCTGATAAAGAAATACGCACAATCAATGTTAATCAAACACCTTAAAAGTTTGTAACTCCTACTACTTAAAAGAATCGTGAAAATCTAGTGATGCGTTCTCGTTTGAGTTTTAATTCTGACTTGCCAGACTTAGATTAAGTACTCAATTTTCGTTTTTCCAACTACAAGTCACAAGGCATTTAAGTAGTGCGGAAATCAGAGATACTTAACGTATACGTATATGTTACTTAATGATGAGATAGAAATTGCCGGAATAAGGAAACGTAAGTACTTAATGATGATACGGTAATTTGCATGTAACATAATGATGTCACGCTAATTCTCATATAACTTGAAAGAAAGGTAACAATTTACATATACGTTAATGGGGAGATGTCGCATTTCATATTACTCATTTCTTATAACAAATGACATAGAACTTAATTACTGATAATCAATCTAAAATtgacatgttttgaaaatggtttTCATTGACACATAACCTAATAGTAGAGGATAATTAACATAAAACGATGATGCTATATATACTTTTGGACGCACAACTCAACAATGATAGATATTCATAAACATAGAGCTTATTTATAGACGCCAATGATCACGTCGACAGAACGTAATCCTTTATGGTCGTGTTCGGTTATTTAAGGTTAATGTCTCGCacataggttcatttagttgtgtccaaaaaCATGTTTCATGCAACGGCTATAACTTTGATGCGTCATTGACCAAAGAGGACAAAAGAGAATCGGCAtttataataggtttgaatagtaggctaattaccgtatacgcattacgttctgacGACGTGCCCTGCCAATGCGTTAGCCTCTTCTCACTCGATGTACTAACTTCTCGCGAGCAACGGCGAGAACGAAAACAATCACGTAACATAAAGGAACCACCAATACAGCGCTAatcgttaccatggtaacggccAGACCAGGGTGTTCACCGTAGTCCAAGATGCTGATTTGtggatcgcccgaagctcgccgaatttcaaaatcgcccgagcgtcgtcCGTATTtgaaaacttaacctaaaccaaaaagttgttaatacacctttctcacgcggcggacatgatagaatgaagacgaggccaatgaggcaaagaagcaaaaataatgtacagatttagttttcctcctaaatcacattaagttttgaaatatgatatccaagtatcaatattacaactaatgtaatgtacaaaaaagatgcagcaatttagagcttcgttgaccgatcccatagtctccgccctcctctgtcagaacgtagaaatgcaaaataaaaacatagaaatgcaaatatttgacggtcatgcagccacttcctcattggtcgattctctaattatcaggtaatcattggctaaactggtaattgtgattgacagttaggatcggtctaatgtttgccacaagggcctcgttttcattctatcatggccgccgcgtgagaaaggtctatccTCAATCATGAGGACTTGCAGATGCGCACAGGTGTAACAGGCCTGAGGGCCCATACATTGCGATCCGGTTCCCATGTCTCGACATCGCTTGAGCCGGAGAATAGGCTACACCAACAAAAGAACGGGGGTGGTGCATGGGGTAGTACAATAATAATACCACACCAAAGTGTACGACACCAACATTTTTATCTCCTAAACCTAAATGATTTGTAACCATTTACAACTTCTTAtacttgaaacttgaatgattGGCAAGATATAGAATCATAGCCTTGAGCATATTACGTTACAAAGTAATTTTACATATCCGACATACAAGTTTTCTTCGTCATTCTCGCTACACAAATATCATAGCTGACAATTGATATCAAAAATGTACCAAATTCTGCACAATATATACACAATGACTAGATACAACACCGGGGAATCCTGTGCTTAAGATAATATCATACAGCTGCTTACGCAATGTTTTAACAATGAAGTAGGTGGTCATAAAACATGTTCATGTGTTGACAATCGAAATTTCTCACATATGGCTTTGTAGGAATCGTTCACGCGCCCAAATGACGGAAGCTAAATTACATCACAGTAACGTCATTCCGAATACGTCACTATACAGGGttttcattgacgtcatatGATTATAACTTGGATCCCCGGGACGACTTTGGTGAATGATTAAATTAAGCATATACACCTTCGCTATGTATGTAATCATACATGGCACAGATGACGTCAAATGAAAAGCCTCAGTATCAGACGCGCTCTTCCGCCTGAGGTTCCGCTGTCGTGCCTGCGCCATCCGGGAGATGGCGCTTGTGCGCAAACTTCATTAGCATAGTATCGCGAGCAAGGGCGAGACCGAACACGATTCCATGGCACAAAGGCGCCGCCAACAGAGTACTCCCCACACCGATTCCTACTGCTAGACCAGGATTTGCTCCGTAATCAAGAACTGGATAGATCCACGGCCTGTTAATAAGGTCGGTCCCACCAGCCGCCCAATAGATGACAGTGAAAAGAATATACCCCAGCGCAAAGCTGGACGGGTAGATGAAATGAAGTAGCCGACATGGTAGATCACTGACGAGTATGTCTATCAGTATAACAACGCAGTTGACACCGTGTGTTAGGATACTATAAGCACTATACGTATCGCCAACCCCCCTTAGAAGTGTCCAGTACGCAATGGTAACGTAAAATCCCACGGCGAAAGTGGTATTGTACAGGATCCAGTAGGATTTGTAGTACCAAGGAAGACGGTCGTGTGATGATGTCGGTTCCTGTGTGTTCATTTGAGATGAACCGTTGTCGGGCGTGTTCGGAACGTCGTCGTCCATCATCGGCGTGATCTCGGCAACCGTCGGTTGAGCTTCGGCAGTTTCCGGTCCGCCTTCGGGGCGACGTCGCGACTTGAAGTAGTCGAGAAAGCAGAGTACCGCACTGAACGTTGTGTGGGCCGTGAGTAGTACGTAGGCCAGGTTGGTCAAGTATAACAGATATTTTGGGCCAGTGGTGTAAAATGACAGCAGGCAATAGATGTACACTACCATCTGAAATAGACTTATCACCGCTCTGTAGACGATGAAAGGCAGCTGGTTGCTCATccactgaaaaacaaaagatgaaATACATCACCTAGAAAAGCAGTGTCGTGGCAGAATGTTATGCAATtaaacaaaaatacgaaaaggGGGAGTTCTGCTggagtaccaaggtcacactcCAGGGGGGCCAAAAACGTACcctgacctttgtcttcccaacacctataCGCATATCATataaaaaatatcattgtaatcaatccagcatttttttttagttatgctgactacaaaaatccggaaaccccctccccccccccccccccacacacacacaaacagatagACACACGCCAAAagtatacctccattttcatctcggtaatacatgtaagtattgCAGTGGATGTGCCACCTTGTCCATGTCTGTCCAAACCACCTTGATAGCAAAAATATAGGGTGAGTGACTTGCCAAAACCTGTGACCCTTGCCAGCCCGCCTGAGGGCAGTCACCGGCCACTGATTGTCCCTTGCAATTGTGTGCTAAAAGAATCAACGTTGCAAAAGTAATCCGGGGGTGCGGCTTCAACATTTTTGTCGGCTGACTAATTGCAGATTCTGAACATTAGTTGCCATTTTGGCCTATCCCTAAAGCACCTTATACTAGTAGTGACATGGCCGAACAGTATCACGTTTCAGGCGTCACGTTGAACCTGATGATCCCGAGCGCCCTAAGGCCACGTTAGATTAGTGAAATTATAAGCTAGTGCCCTCGACTTAAGGTCTATAAGGTCCCATAAAGTGAATGATAGTTTCTACGTACGTTTTCTGGGTCACAGCTAGCAACTGGTGCCCCTATACTGAAGGAGTGTTGCTCCGTAGAGCCATAAAATCTACATTGTGACTCCTATTGGGTTAGTATGGTTGGGGGTTGTACACTGTCGATATTTCTCGTCTTTTCCTCCCTTAAGTCCAAAGGAAACTACAAAATACACTTACCTTAGTCCTTGTAAAGTCTGAACAATTCCTGTGACCGAACAAAAACTGCCGAGGCCGGAGTTCTTGCTTGATTCTTGCCGCACAAGCCATTTTGTTTGCTTCAAGATCGACAGTTTCCTCGCCCTTCAACTTTCCGGTTCACTGTGTCGCAGGTCGTTAACCTCGGCTTTTTGGAATGACGTCATGCAACACGATTCTCAAAACATCTGTCTTTAGAAATGTTCTCTATTCTATAGTTCTCTCACTTTCCATGCATTTTGTTACACGTTTAAGAATACAAGCTACTTCTGTAAACACATGTTTCTAATTGTATTTCACAAGACGTTAGCAAAGTAAAGAATTCGAATGAAGGTCATGATTATAATCAGCAAGGTCATCTGCCTTGttggttggggaggggggcgcaagCTAGTACATGTTTAGTATGTCATGACGtcaaaaatcacaacaaacTTAATTGAAGTGGAAACCTTTAATATCAAACAGTCAAACACAAAATGATAATTGTCGAGTGGGAGAGCTTTTCACGGTTTAGTTTTCAGCGTCCTCTTGCGGATGATGTATGTACTGCATTTGAGCCGCAGTTTCATATCATGACGCAGGAACACACGTTCAACAATTTTGGTATTTAAAGGATTGCCACGAAACTGTCATTACTGTCATGCTTTGCGAAATGTCCAAGCTCTGAGGACATATCTCCGTAATTTGTGATATGTATAGTCCTGTGACGAAAGTTCTATTAAGATGCCCACGGCAGCCTTTACCTTctgcctgctaaggtagccgtttggcaccaagtCTATACTGGTTAAAGGGTACGgaggcagggagaaggttaacaaatAATAAGCCCTTGACAATCCTACAGCAACCTGATGTGGACTACGCGATTTTCAATTCCAGCACTCACAAAactagcctgacaaatcgcgctcctagtgtccagccggtttcCGTAACCGCCTTTAACTCtagggtgggggtcagtaacctccggctgagagcttgtgtaaatacaggctatcaCAAAACTACTTCAGTTCGTTCTATTCTGTCTAAACCACCACACGACTCATGGGCTCACGCGAGCTCTTCCTCTCGGCGCTGTTCAATTTGGACACCCACTTTAACGGACAGGCTGCGTCTTTTCAGGCGACCTGACAACATCTCGCGAGCAAGAGCGAGACCGAACAGGACCACGTGACACAGTGGGATCGCTACCAAGACACTCCCCGCAGCGACACCAGCGGCCATAGCGGGGTTGCCTCCGTAGTCGAGGACCGGATAGATCCAAGGTCTGTTTAGTGTGTCGGTGCCGCCCGCCGCCCAGTAGATCACCGTAAAGATGACGTACGCTAATCCAAACGCAGACGGGTAGACAAAATGGAGTAGACGGAACGGCAGACTACTGACTGCTCCGTCGATCACTATGACAACGCAGTTGATGGCGTGGGTCAGGATACTGTGTGGGCCGCTGTCGACCGCAAGCAAGGACCAGTATGCAATCGTGATGTACAGCCCAATGCCACAGGTCAGGTTGTACAACACCCAGTACGCTTTGCAGTACCACGGGAGTGTGAGCGTTCGGCTTGCTTCATGAAGCACTTCGGTAGATCTCGTCGCTGGCGCGTCACCATCGGGAAAAGTCGGGTGGTCGTCGGATGACCTCGGGCGACATCGGCTGCCGAAGAAGTCGACGAAGCAGAGTACGGCGCCCACGATGGTGAGGGCTGTGAGGATGATGTAGCCCTGTTCAGTCAGGTAAATCAGCGATTTGGCGCTGATGCCGTACAGCGATTTCGTAGTCGCAAACGTGCAGATCTGGTACAGACATATCACTGTGCGGTAGACCAGGAATGGCACCGGGCTGCTGAACCACTGAAACATCAAACcaaaagattagaaaaaaagttattaTCCATATAACCATACAAGCTATGGCAGATTACATGATATTGAAGAAATCACGCTGTTTTAATTGTTATGCATGCAAAATGCAACActgcaatcagagatggcagacctCACCCTCTTAGGGGTAAGGCGCActacagaaaacacacacaaccacacattAGTATGTTGAATTGCTTGTTAAGTTATTCATACGCTGAATTGATTGTATGTTGTATATACATGCCTATTTTAATGTAATTATATAGCTCTGTAGATTTCGACAAATTTCATGAGACTGTAACGTTAACGAGTCATTTTCAAGTAAAGCTGAACTGAACATACACACGCTTTAAGTTGCTTAGACTTTCCCAATGCCAAGCATGTTCTCAGTTCACACCATTGTATCATCTCGGGACGCCAATGCCTGGTAAACACTGGCTAAATTTGGGCTGGGTGAAACATTAGTACCCCACTTTTgttcttaacaaagaaggcatGCCTGTGCAACCCGTTATCAAATAGCTATATTTAGGGTTCAGGGGTACGGTTACGCGTCGTCATTGTTTtgcttattttgtttttcttactgCGTTATATGTCGTCGTCTTACCGTTTTCGTATGGGGTGCCTTGCTACACAATCTAATATTATTATTAAGTGTTTTCAAATGAGATTGTACTAGGAATACTATATTATGTGCGGAGTcatgttgtatgttttattttgtacgaCCAAAAATAAGGTCTTAAGACTTGAAGCAGGGTGAGAGTAAGTACAATTCTACATGTGCAAACGATTTTTATACACCCATGTACAGATTCAGGTCAGGCTGAAGGACTAGGTACTTTGCAAGGAACAATTGTAGCTCTTGCCCTTGCACACAAGCCAAACATTGTACAGATCGAAATTATACAAAGACTGATTCGCTAATTGATGTTGTTGATAGCAATCGTGGTCTTTACTTCGTAAATCCCCTCTATTGTGTGACAGCATAAGTTGGCCTACTTTGTACCACGTTAGAGTCATCTTACCGGGCTGCTTGTAAAGTCTTGGCACTCATCGTGATCCAGACCGAATAGTTTGAGTTGAAATTCTTGCCGAAGCCGCTTGCTACACGTCATTGTTTCTCCTGTACTTTTTCCGTGCATGTTGTGGCCAGACGTGCACTCGAGCGTGGACGTAACATGTGACTTGAACCGCGTTGCTACGCAAAACCtgatctgacgtcacaaagtaAGCAAGGTAACGACAAGGACATAGAAAGGTGATCTGAGTTTTATGATGACAAATAAGAGCGTGAAGTTCTTTACAGAAGCAAAACGCATACTCGTATAGCTATGGCGATGTACGCTGTGAGAAATTTCAGGTGAACTCTATGGGAGACCCAGGTGTTTTAATTCTGCTGAAATTTCAATGCAATTAAATACCTACAACTGTATAAGATTCGAAGATTACTTCCGGCCATTTCGAGaaacatccatcactcttcctcGGCGTCACTAGAATAAACTGGAAGAATGAAACAATGCTTGTACATCCAggtggtgttgtcttaccataggaagtATCCAAGCAAGATGTACATTTGAGTGGTATTTGCATACGATCCTTACGAGTTAGTGACAAGTTCAACCTGTTTTTTCCAGTTAGGTGTAGATCTGTTTTAATTGTGGTCATCATGATATCACTATCAACATGAATAACTCAACTACGCCCAAGTAAATTTT
Proteins encoded in this window:
- the LOC136445364 gene encoding uncharacterized protein — protein: MIHHLQNRVMIVENRMTDLEHALGPSDLRREQGPVGPPAPGGEPGVVGPRDDYGMPGSVFLNPLELRTTTSPPIATVAVKKIHQDGEVSSNLKVSEGSGDVDGGQDEGHFDSEGIFGPFH
- the LOC136444237 gene encoding protein rolling stone-like, with product MHGKSTGETMTCSKRLRQEFQLKLFGLDHDECQDFTSSPWFSSPVPFLVYRTVICLYQICTFATTKSLYGISAKSLIYLTEQGYIILTALTIVGAVLCFVDFFGSRCRPRSSDDHPTFPDGDAPATRSTEVLHEASRTLTLPWYCKAYWVLYNLTCGIGLYITIAYWSLLAVDSGPHSILTHAINCVVIVIDGAVSSLPFRLLHFVYPSAFGLAYVIFTVIYWAAGGTDTLNRPWIYPVLDYGGNPAMAAGVAAGSVLVAIPLCHVVLFGLALAREMLSGRLKRRSLSVKVGVQIEQRREEELA